Within the Candidatus Omnitrophota bacterium genome, the region CTGCCCCTTGTTCGCCAGATACATCGTTATCGCCGCCGTAAGGGTAGTCTTCCCGTGATCAACGTGACCTATCGTGCCGATGTTCAAATGCGGTTTTGTTCGTTCAAATTTTTCCTTGGCCATCATTCCCTCCTTAAATTACTTGTAAATAATATAATTTAATTTAAACTTAGTATTTCTTCACTCAACTTGAAGTTGTCCCGGTTATCTTCTCCATTATATCTTTAGGCACTTCTTTATAGAAAGAAGGCTCCATTGTATACGTTGCCCTGCCTTGTGTCAAGCTTCTTAAAGCCGTTGCATAACCGAACATTTGCGCCAGTGGAGCAGCTCCCTGAATGATCTTGGTCGTTCCCTTTTGTTCTATGTTCTCAACCTTGATCCTTCTCATGTTCATATCGCCTATCACATCACCAAGGTACTCATCAGGTGTCGTAACCTCAAGTTTCATGATCGGCTCTAGAAGAACCGGTTTAGCCTTGGAAAGACCGTTCCTCAAACCCAGTGACCCTGCGTTGCTGAAGGCCATCTCCGATGAGTCAACTTCATGATAACTTCCGTCGTAAAGTGTCACTTTGATATCAGTGACCGGATATCCCGCCAGGGTCCCTGTTTTTGAAGCGCCCATTACACCTTGCTGAACGGCCTTGAAATATTCCTTGGGAACTGCGCCTCCCTTGATCTCTTCCTCAAAGATTATGCCGGATCCGGGCTCGGCGGGTTCCACCCTGAGTTCCACATGTCCGTACTGACCTCGGCCTCCGCTTTGCTGAATGAACTTCCCCGTAGCCTCAACGGGCCTGGTTATGGTCTCACGGTAGGCAACTTGGGGATTACCTATATTCGCGCCAACCCTGAACTCTCTTTTGAGCCTGTCTATGATTATCTCCAGATGAAGTTCGCCCATGCCGCTTATAAGGGTCTGTCCCGTCTCCTCGTTGTATGCCACCTTGAAGGACGGGTCCTCGTTCTCTACCTTTTTCAGCGCCTCGCTCAGCTTGTCCTGGTCCGCTTTTGTCTCCGGTTCTATCGCCATGGATATGACCGGTTCAGGATAGTCGATCCTCTCAAGCGTCAACTGCTGTCCCTCACTGCAGAGAGTGTGCGCCGTTGAAGTGTTCTTCAGCCCAACGAGACCCACGATCTGACCGGGTCCGGCGGTCTGGGTCATCTCCCGCTGATCGGCGTGTATCTTCAATATCTGCCCTATTCTTTCCTTTTTCCCGACGGTTGAATTATATACATATGTGCCAGACTCCAATTTGCCCGAATAAATACGCGTGAATGTCAGGGTGCCCACATAGGGATCTGTCATCACTTTATAGGCATACGCGCAAAGCGGCTCTTTCTCATCGGGCTTGATCTCGTAGTCTTCCATATTCTTAAGTGAGGTGGCCCTGGGGGGCTTAACGTCAAGCGGAGATGGAAGGTAATCGCATATAGCGTCCAGAACGTATTTAACGCCTTTATTTTTGAGCGCAGAGCCGACCATGACTGGGACGAAAAGGTTCTTATTGGTCACTCGCCTTATAAATTTCACGAGTTGGTCAGGATATATCCCCTTGTCCATCAGATACATCTCCTGGACCTCATCATCAACTTCACCCAGTTTCTCTATAAGATTATGCCTCCAGTGACTGGAAATATCTTTCATGTCCTCCGGTATATCTTGTTCTGTCACCTCTCCCATGTCGCCCTCTTCCCCGAAAATGTAAGCTTTGCAGGTTATAAGGTCGATTATTCCCCTGAAATTATCCTCTTTGCCTATGGGTATCTGTATAGGCTGCGCGTTCGCACCTAGTTTCTTGTGCATATCGAGCATCACCTTATAAAAATCGGCTCCCACTCGGTCCATCTTGTTGATGAAAGCGATCTTCGGCACCTCATAGTGATCGGCCTGTCGCCACACTGTCTCGGTCTGAGGCTGTACACCACCAACGGCGCAGAAAACAACAAGAGTGCCGTCAAGAACCTTCAGAGATCGCTCCACTTCTATAGTGAAATCAACATGCCCGGGCGTATCAATGATATTGATCATCTTGTCTTTCCAGGCACAGCTTGTCACCGCGCTAGTGATGGTTATGCCCCGTTCCTGCTCCTGCTCCATCCAGTCCATTACGGCGGTACCTTCATGCACTTCACCCATCTTGTAGATCTTGCCCGTATGGTACAAAATGCGTTCAGTTGTAGTGGTCTTTCCCGCGTCTATATGGGCGATTATCCCTATGTTCCTGATATTATTTATGTTATCCATGTTTCTGTTATTCCCGGCATATATATGCTTCTTTTCAACGATCTGTTTCATTCAGCGAATTACCATTTATAATGGGCGAACGCTTTGTTGGCTTCGGCCATCTTATGCGTGTCTTCACGTTTTTTAATCGTAGAGCCTTCTTTATTGTAAGTGGCGAGAATCTCATCCGCCAGTTTGTCTTTCATTGGCCGGCCTTTCTGGTTCCTGGCAAAATCCCGTATCCACCTCATGGCCATGAACTGGCCCCGATCGGTCTTTACCTCTATAGGCACCTGATATGTCGCGCCGCCTATCCTCCTTGATTTGACTTCAAGCAAGGGCCGACCGTTCTCTATAGACTGTGTGAACACTTCAAGAGGATCCTTATCTGCGATCTTTTCCTTGATCACATCCAGCGCACCATAAACGATCTTTTCCGCAATGGACTTTTTACCGCGCTCCATCACCATGTTGATGAACTTGCCCAACAGCTTGCTGTGATACTTGGGATCCGGTCTTGCTTCTCTTCTTTCGGCTCTTCTTCTTCTCATATCACTATCCTCTTTTATTTACTGTTTCGGTTTTTTTGCCCCGTACTTGGATCTACCGCGTCTGCGTGATTCGACGCCCGAAGCGTCCAGCGTTCCTCGGATTATATGGTACCTGACCCCGGGAAGGTCCTTTACCCTGCCACCGCGGATGGTAACTATAGAGTGTTCCTGGAGATTGTGTCCTTCACCAGGGATATAGGCGGTCACCTCCATCTTGTTGGTAAGCCTTACCCTGGCTATCTTACGGAGCGCCGAGTTAGGTTTCTTGGGCGTTCTTGTCCTTACCTGCAGGCAGACCCCCCTACGCTGGGGGCATCCCTGCAATGCAGGAGAATTACTTTTCTCCTTGATGACTTTCCTGCCTTTTCTTATCAGCTGATTTATTGTCGGCATATCTGTCCTTTTCCTTTTTTGTTAAAATCAAGACTCTTCTTCTTCAAGAGTCTCACCTTCTTCCTTCTCTTCTTCCGGTTCAGGTTTCAGTAGCTCTCTATCCAGATCTATGTTCCGGTGGTTCATGAACCCTGTGCCCGCCGGTATGAGATGGCCCATGATGATATTCTCTTTCAACCCGTTCAGCGAATCCATCTTTCCGGTAGATGCCGCATCCGTGAGCACCCTGGTGGTCTCTTGGAAACTGGCCGCAGAGATAAAGCTTTCGGTGGTGAGCGAAGCCTTGGTTATACCCTGCAAAACGGGCTCAGCGGCAGCGGGCTTCTTCTTCTGTTTAAGCACCTTCGCGTTCTCTCTTTTGAAGGTGGACTTGTCCACTTTATCGCCTTGGAGGAACTCGGTGTCACCCGAATCAGTGATCTTAACGTTTTTCAGCATCTGCCGGATTATTACCTCGATATGCTTGTCGTTGATCTGCACGCCCTGTAGACGGTAGACCTCCTGGACCTCGTTAAGGAGATACTCTTGCAGCGCCTTCTCCCCAGAAACACGCAGTATGTCCTGCGGGACCACCGGACCGTCGACCAGCTGTTCACCCGCGTTGACATGGTCTCCGCGGTAAACGTTAAGGTGTTTGCCGTGAGGAATGACATATTCTTTCCTCATGCCGGTCTCACTCTCGATAACTATCCTCTTCTGCCCCTTTTTGGTCTCCCCGAACTCCACGATACCGTCTATTTCGCTGATTATTGACGGATCCTTTGGTTTTCTTGCTTCGAAGAGTTCAGCAACACGCGGCAGGCCTCCGGTAATATCCTTTGTCTTGGATATCACGCGGTGCGTCTTGGCGAGAACGTCGCCGGCCATTATATCCTGTTTGTCCTTGACCGTGATATGCGCGCCGACCGGTAAGGGGTATATCGCTTCAACCTCGTTCTTCTCGTTGATCAGGAGTATCTGCGGATGATAGTCCCCTTTCTGATCGATGATGACCTTGTTCCTGGCACCGGTAGCCGCATCTCTTTCTATCTTCATCGTGACATCTTTTTTGATGTCTTCGTACTGCACCTTCCCGCCGATCTCAGCGAGGATAGGCACGATATATGGATCCCACTCGGCGAACTTCTGGCCTTTTTTTATCTTGTCACCATCGGCAAAGAAGATATTCGACCCCTGAGGTATCGTCTGCCTTTCTATCTCTCTGCCGTCCGGCTCGTTAATGCTTATCTGACCGTTCCGGTTGAGAACGACGTACACGCCTTTCTGACGACTTTCAACGACCCTCAGGTTATGGTACTTAATAAAACCGTCCTCTTTACTCTCGAAAAAGGACTGCTCAATGATCCTGCTGGCCGTACCGCCTATATGGAATGTTCTCATCGTAAGCTGAGTGCCGGGTTCCCCGATGGACTGCGCGGCTATAACACCGACGGCTTCACCGATCTCGACCAGCTTGCCTGTGGCGAGATTGCGCCCATAGCACTTTGCGCAAACCCCTTGCTCCGACTCACATGTGAGAACGCTCCTTATGCGGATCTTTTCTATGCCGGATTTTTCGATCTCCTTTGCATGTTCTTCGGTAATGATCTCACCGGCCTTTACTATCAGGTTATCTGTTATGATGTCAACGATATTATCTAGCGCGACCCTGCCGACGATCCTTTCAGCGAGGGATACAACGACCTCATCCCCTTCAATGATGGCGGTTGCGGTGATACCCCCAAGAGTTCCGCAATCGATTTCCCTGATTATGACATCCTGTGCAACATCCACGAGCCTTCGTGTAAGATAGCCAGAATCAGCTGTCTTAAGAGCTGTATCGGCAAGCCCCTTACGCGCACCGTGACTTGAAATAAAGTATTCAAGCACGGTAAGACCTTCCCGGAAGTTCGCGGTGATCGGGGTCTCTATGATCTCACCTGACGGTTTGGCCATAAGTCCCCTCATCCCGGCGAGCTGCCTTATCTGCTGCCTGGAACCTCTTGCACCGGAATCAGCCATCATGAAGACGGGGTTGAAACTATCGAGGTTGCGGAAAACAAGGTTCGAGACGTCTTCGGTAACATGCGTCCATATGTCGATTATTTTATTATATCTTTCACCGTCGGTGATAAACCCTCTCTGGTACTGGCTCTGGATCTTTTCGACCTGTTCCTGAGCCTTGTCCAGCTTGGTCCGTTTCTCCGCCGGTATAACGATATCCGATACGGCCATGGACGCCCCTGAAAGGGTCGACTCCTCAAACCCGAGCTTCTTGAGCGAATCAAGAAGCTTAACCGTCGCGGCATGCCCTTTTAGATTATAACAGTCAGAAATAACCTGGCTGACCATTTTCTTATTCATCGGCTTATTGTAGAAAGGCATACCTTCCGGCAGCATATCATTAAAGATGACCCTGCCGACGGTGGTCTCGATGATCTCGCCGTCTATACGAACCTTGACCGGAGCTAACTTGTCCACCATGTCATTCTGGTAAGCCATGATGACCTCGCCCTTATCGGCAAACTCTATACCCTCTCCTTTTGACCCGGACTTGGACTTGGTTATGTAGTATGCACCAAGAACTATGTCCTGTGACGGTGTTGTTATAGGCCGGCCATTGGAGGGTGAGAATATGTTGTTGGCGGCGTTCATGATAAGCCTGGCTTCCATCTGCGCTTCCATCGAAAGTGGAACATGTACCGCCATCTGGTCACCGTCGAAATCGGCGTTGAACGCGGCACACACAAGTGGATGAATTCTTATGGCCTTGCCCTCAATAAGACGCGGCTGAAACGCCTGAATACCGAGACGGTGCAAAGTAGGCGCCCTGTTCAGTAATACCGGATGATCCTTGATGACCTCATCAAGTATGTCCCATACTTCGGGATTCTCCTGCTGAACCATTTTCTTCGCGCTCTTAATGGTATGGACAAACCCTTTTTCCCTGAGCTTACGGATAATAAACGGCTGGAAAAGCTCAAGAGCCATGATCTTGGGCAGACCACATTCGTTCAACCTGAGCTCTGGGCCTATGACTATCACGCTTCGGCCGGAATAATCGACACGTTTCCCCAAAAGATTCTGCCTGAACCTACCCTGTTTACCCTTGAGCATATCGGCCAGTGATTTGAGTGGTCTCCCCCCGGAGCCGAGCACTTCGCGGCCGTGTCTTCCATTATCAAAGAGCGCATCGACAGCCTCTTGCAACATGCGTTTTTCGTTCCTCACGATCACATCAGGAGCCTTTAGCTCCAGCAGCTTCTTCAAACGGTTATTGCGGTTTATGACCCTCCTGTAAAGATCATTAAGGTCACTAGTAGCGAACCTGCCGCCGTCAAGCGGCACCAACGGCCTGAGGTCGGGAGGAATGACCGGTATTATGTCCATGATCATCCATTCAGGCTTGTTCCCGCTCTTGAGAAATGTATCGACTACTTTGAGTCTTTTAAGAATCCTCTTCTTAGTGTTAAGATCCTTTTTCTCAGCCAGTTTCGCCTGGAGTTCCGCTGAGGCAGCTTCCAGATCTATGAGATTCAAAAGCTCACGGATAGCCTCAGCCCCCATCATCGCCTTGAATTTGTTTCCATATTTTTCTTTTGCTTCACGGTACTGTTCTTCTGTGAGCATCTCCTGGAGCTTCAGCGGCGTCTCGCCCGGATCGATCACGACATACTGCTCATAATACAGTATCCGTTCAAGATCCCTCATCTTCATATCGAGCATATTGGACATGCGCGAAGGAATGGCCTTGAAGAACCAAATATGCGAAACCGGAGCCGCAAGTTTTATACATGCCATCCAGTCACGACGGACGCTCGATTTTGTGACCAGCACGCCGCAGCGATCGCATCTGGTCCCCTTATTCTTGATTCTCTTGTATTTTCCGCAGTTGCACTCGAAGTCCTTTGTAGGACCGAAGATCCTTTCACAGAAAAGTCCGTCCCTTTCGGGCTTGAGGGTCCTGTAGTTAATAGTTTCGGGTTTTTTGACCTCGAACAAAACGCCCTTGTTCCCGACTTTACGCGTTGCCCATTCTTTGATCTTATCGGGAGAGGCTATCTGTATCCGCACATTATCGAACTTGTTCACTTTACGCAACATAATCTTACACCTCTCCTTGGACTTCTTCTTTTTGTTCAAGATGTACATCCAACCCCAGACTCTGCAATTCCTTGATCAAAACATTGAATGATTCAGGAGTACTGGGTTCAAGCATGTTTTCGCCCTTTACGATCGTTTCGTAGATCTTCGTACGGCCGACAACGTCGTCACTCTTGACTGTGAGAAGCTCCTGTAGGGTATAAGCTGCTCCATAGGCCTCTAGCGCCCAGACCTCCATCTCCCCGAACCTCTGGCCGCCGAACTGTGCTTTACCTCCGAGCGGCTGCTGCGTGACCAGCGAGTAAGGTCCTATTGACCGGGCGTGCATCTTGTCATCGGCAAGATGTGCAAGTTTCATCATGTAGATATAACCCACTGTCACTTCCTGGTCAAAAGGCTTGCCCGTGTACCCATCCCTCAGGGTAATCTTTCCGGAAACAGGAAGCCCGGCATCTTTCATGGCCTGTTCTATGTCTTTTTCCCTTGCTCCATCAAATACCGGGGTGGAGATCTTCATGTCGAGTAGTTTAGCCGCCCACCCGAGCTGTGTTTCCAAAAGCTGCCCGATGTTCATTCGACTCGGAACGCCAAGTGGATTAAGAACTATATCAAGCGGTGTGCCGTCCGGCAGATAAGGCATGTCCTCCTCTGTAAGGATCTTCGCTATAACGCCTTTGTTACCGTGACGCCCGGCCATCTTGTCACCAGCCTGCAGTTTTTTCTTGCTGGCGACAAAGACCGTTATTCTGCGAAGCACCCCTGGAGGGAGCTCATCGCCGTGTTTGATACGGTCAAGCTCTCTGTCCCGCTCTGTCATGGTCTGTTCTATCTGACCGTTTATGGTCATGACTATACCGTTGATCTTTTCCTGAAGCTTGTCATCACCGTCGACATAAACATTCTCGAGATCGGCTTTCTTGAATTTTGAAAGATCTTTTTCTGTGATCTTCTTTCCTGATTTGATAAGCTTCTTGCCTGTCTCCATATCTTCAAGATCGCTGATGAGTTTGTTGCCCAGAAGCAGTTTGTGTACTTTTTCCGCTTTTCTCTGCTCGAGCTGTTGGAGAATATTCTCGTAACCTTCTTTGACGATCTTGCGTTCTTTTGAATCCTGTCTTTTCTGTTCCTTCGTTCGCGTCTTTGTCACCTTCCTAGAAAGTTCCTTGACATCCACCACTATGCCGTCAACCCCCGAAGGAACGCGAAGTGACACGTCTTTCACGTCTCCGGCCTTTTCTCCGAAAATTGCACGAAGGAGTTTTTCCTCCGGAGAAAGCTCAGTTTCGGACTTGGGCGCGACCTTGCCAACAAGTATACTGCCGGGTCCGACCTCCGCACCGATCCGGATAATCCCGTTGGCATCAAGATTCTTCAAAGCGTCTTCGGAAACATTAGGTATATCACAGGTTACTTCCTCATTGCCAAGACGCGTGTCTCTCGCCTCGACCTCGAACTTATGTATATGCACCGAGGTGTAGGCATCATTCTTAAGGAGGTTCTCGTTTATAAGGATCGCATCTTCAAAATTGAATCCGCGCCATGACATGAAACCGACCAGGACATTCCTGCCCAGTGCGAGCTCGCCTGTCTCCGTCGAAATACCATCTGCTATGGGGTCTCCCTTTTTGACGCTATCCCCAACCTCAACCAGCGGCCTCTGATTCACGCATGTTCTCGCGTTGGTCCGTTCAAACTTCTTTAGCGGATACTTATCGACACCTACTACTATCTCGGAACCGTCAGCCTTGGTGACCTTACCCTCTTTTTTGGCTGTCACTACAGCTCCTGAATCAGCTGCGGTCCTTTTCTCAAGACCTGTGCCGACAAGTGGCGCCTCGGGAAAAAGCAGCGGAACGGCCTGCCTCTGCATGTTTGAACCCATAAGGGCCCTGTTAGCGTCGTCGTGTTCCAAAAACGGAATAAGACCTGCACATACGCTTACAAGCTGCAACGGTGATACGTCCATGTACTGTACGTCTTTTGCGTCGGCAAGTATAAAATCGGATTTAAACCTGCTGAACACCTTATCATTGGTGAATTTGCCGTCCTTTTCCAATTGCGAGTTAGCCTGCGCTATGATGTAGTTATCCTCGATGTCCGCAGAAAGATGTTCCACCTTATCGAGCACGCGGCCGTTCTCGACCTTACGGTATGGGGTTACGAGGAAACCATACTCGTCAACTCCAGAGAAAGAACTTAAAGAATTTATCAGCCCGATGTTGGGACCTTCCGGCGTTTCAATGGGACACAATCTTCCGTAATGCGAGTAGTGAACATCCCGGACCTCGAACCCTGCCCTCTCACGGTTGAGGCCTCCCGGCCCCAGAGCGCTTAAACGCCTCAAATGTGTAAGTTCGGCGAGCGGGTTTGTCTGGTCCATGAACTGGGAGAGCCTTCCCCTGGCGAAGAAATCATGTATAACGCTGGTGATAAGCTTCGTGTTCACCAGGTTATGCGGCATAACATCCTCCATTTCATATACGCTCATGCGTTCCCTGGCCACCCTTTCTACCCTAGCCATACTTATGCGTATCTGATTGGAGAGCTGTTCACCAACACATCTGACCCTTCTGTTACCCAGATGGTCAATATCGTCAACTGTTTTGGTCCCGCCTTTTATCTCAAGCAGATATCGGATCGATTTGACAAGCGTATTCGCGTCAAGAAGATGATTGTCCAACGGCCTGTCAATACCCAACTTTCGGTTTATCATTCGGATCCCGACATCAGTAAGGTTATATCTTCTCTCATCAAAGAACATCTGATCAAGAAGAGCCTGCGCTGACTCCAGCGTTGGAGGATCGCCGGGTCTTAATTTGCGGTATATGTCCAGATAAGCTTCTTCCTTGGTCTTGGTGCCGTCGTGCTCAAGCGTGCTCACCATCTCTTTGGGAACATCCTGGAGCAGTTTCACCTTGCGTATCTTGCTGTCCCATATACGTTCAGCTACCGAAGGTGTTATCCTTTCGGTCTTCTGGGCTATGATGGAGGATGTCTGTTCATCCACGAGATCCTCAGCAAGAACCCTGCCAATAAGCTCCTCAGTCTGTTTCTGACGAGTCAATGTGATATCTTCGGTCCCGCCAAAGGCTTCAAGTATATCGGAATCCTGTGAAAGCCCGAAGATCCTCAGGAAGGTCGTGGCAAGAAATTTTTTCTTGCGGTCTATATACACATGCAGGAGATCGCTCTTGTCGAAAAGGAATTCGATCCATGCTCCCCTGTCCGGGATAAGCCTTGCGGTGAAAATGGACTTGCCGCCGGCTGCATTGGTCTCTTCAAAAGATATGCCCGGGGAACGATGAAGCTGACTGACAACTACACGCTCGTCGCCATTGATGATATAAGTACCCACATCGGTCATCAAAGGTATCTCCCCTACGTATACCTCCTGCTCCTTTATTTCGTTTTCCAGCTTAAGACGCAACTTCATCCTGAGCGGCGCCGCATATGTCAAAGAACGCCGTTTGCATTCTTCAGAATCATACTTGGGTTGTCCGATATCATAATAAAGATATTCAAGACTGTACGTCCCATCCCTGCTCACTATAGGAAAAACTTCCCTGAACAGTGCCTCAAGACCGAAATTCTTCCTTTTGGTCTTGGACGTGTAGCGCTGGAGAAAATCGTCGTACGAATCTATCTGGATCTTTATCAGGTTAGGAATATCGTACACATCCTTAAGCCTGGCATAACTTTTCCGTTTGAGTTTGACGGTCATTCTGTATCCATCCCCTTGTTTGCTCGCTAAAAACAGTATGCTAAAGACAAAACACCGAGAGCTATAAGCCATAAGCCCCGATAAATAAGGCCCACGGCTTATAGCTACTGCATGGAGTGATGTTACTTCAACTCTACTTTGGCGCCAGCCTCTTCAAGCTGTTTCTTCATCTTATCGGCTTCGTCCTTCGGAATGCCTTCGGCGACTTCTTTAGGGGCCGCTTCAACAAGATCCTTCGCTTCCTTGAGACCGAGGTTCGTCAGAGCCCTGATCTCCTTGATAACGTTGATCTTCTTAGCGCCTACATCAGCAAGAACAACTGTAAAGACGCTCTTTTCCTCTTCTTCGGCACCGCCGGCGGCACCAGCCGCTCCTGGGGCTGCAGCAACAGCCATAGCGGGTGCTGCAGCGCTAACACCGAACCTGTCCTCAAGCGCCTTAACCAGGTCGGAAAGTTCAAGAACGCTCATGTCCTCTATGCTCTTGATCAAACCTTCCATTTTTTCAGAAAGCTCCACCTTCGGCTTCTCTTCCTCAGCGGGAGCCTCTTTCTTTTCTTCGGCTACAGCAGTTTCGGTCTTTTCCTCAGCAGCAGCCTCGGTCTTCTCCTCAGCCGGAGCCTCAGCCTTAGCCTCTTCAGCCTGTGCCTGTTCTTTTTTCTGTTCCTCAGCCATTTTAAATCCTCCTTAGATTTATCATTTTTCGCTTTTGCTTTACTTCTATCTACCATCCGGCCTTAGCATCATCGACCGGCACGCATGTATAAATAAGGTTACGCCGCTTGTTCCTTTTTTTCTTTTATCGCGTTCACAGCGTAAAGAACGCTCCTGAGCACCGAGGAGAGAACGCCCACAAAACCCGAGATAGGTGCGTTCATTGTACCCACTATCATAGCCAGCAACTGTTCCCGGCTGGGCAGATCCGCAAGTTCTTTTACTCTCTCTGCGGAAAGAACCCTGCCCTCCAGATAACCCTTATCAAGGTTGAATCCTTTGTTCTTTTTGGAGAACTCGGACATGATCTTCGCTATCACCACCGGATCATCTTCAATAACACCGATACCGTGGGTTTTCTTATCGGCTATGGACGAAGCCAGCTCATCAACTCCCGACTCTTTCAGAGCAATGTTCGCCAATTTGTTCTTGATTACGATATACTGCGAACCGGATTGCCTCATCTTCTTGCGGAAAACATCAATCTCATTGGCCTTTATGTTCTCTACATTTGATAGGACGAACCCTTTTTTCTCGGAAATGATATCTTTCATTTCCTTTACCATCAGTTCTCTGACCTTCTTACCGTATTTTTCCGACATGATATTTCCTTTTTTCTGAAAAACAGCTAATTAATCATCCCTGCCTGAACTGGTTCTTGTCTAGCCTGAGACCGGGTCCCATCGTACAGCTAATAGCTATGGATTTCACATTCTGTATCTTCTGCAATTTCGGGGAACTGCCCATCACCGCCTTAATAAAGGAAGTAATATTATCAATAAGGGCCTTCTCATCAAAAGAAAGCTTTCCCACCGGACCCTTTAATCCTGACTGTTTATCCATCCTGTACTCGATCTTACCGGCTTTTAACTCATTCACCGCCTTGGCTATCTCTTTGGTTACGGTGCCGGCTTTAGGATTGGGCATAAGCCCTCTGGGGCCAAGTATCTTCCCGAGCTTGGCAAGATCTTTCATCATATCAGGGGTAGTTACCGCAACGTCAAAATCGAGCCAACCGCCCTTAACTTTTTCAACAAGTTCGTCCCCTCCGACGAAATCAGCACCCGCTTCTTTAGCTTCTTTCTCGAAATCCCCCTTGCAAAAGACCGCGATACGGGTCTTTTTGCCTGTGCCGTGAGGCAGAGAAACAACCCCCCGGATGGGATCCGATGTCTGTTCAAGATTGAGCTTCATGGCAACTTCCACCGTCTGGTCGAAATTGGTCGACGGAGCCTTTTTAAGAAGAGATACGGCCTCTTTAAGGTCATATTCATTTTTCTCGCCGACAAGTTCCTTTATCGCTTTCTGTCTTTTGGTCATGTTAGCCATTTATATCCACCTTCTATTTTTCTTCGACTTCGATGCCCAT harbors:
- a CDS encoding 30S ribosomal protein S12; translated protein: MPTINQLIRKGRKVIKEKSNSPALQGCPQRRGVCLQVRTRTPKKPNSALRKIARVRLTNKMEVTAYIPGEGHNLQEHSIVTIRGGRVKDLPGVRYHIIRGTLDASGVESRRRGRSKYGAKKPKQ
- the rpsG gene encoding 30S ribosomal protein S7; its protein translation is MRRRRAERREARPDPKYHSKLLGKFINMVMERGKKSIAEKIVYGALDVIKEKIADKDPLEVFTQSIENGRPLLEVKSRRIGGATYQVPIEVKTDRGQFMAMRWIRDFARNQKGRPMKDKLADEILATYNKEGSTIKKREDTHKMAEANKAFAHYKW
- the rpoC gene encoding DNA-directed RNA polymerase subunit beta', whose translation is MLRKVNKFDNVRIQIASPDKIKEWATRKVGNKGVLFEVKKPETINYRTLKPERDGLFCERIFGPTKDFECNCGKYKRIKNKGTRCDRCGVLVTKSSVRRDWMACIKLAAPVSHIWFFKAIPSRMSNMLDMKMRDLERILYYEQYVVIDPGETPLKLQEMLTEEQYREAKEKYGNKFKAMMGAEAIRELLNLIDLEAASAELQAKLAEKKDLNTKKRILKRLKVVDTFLKSGNKPEWMIMDIIPVIPPDLRPLVPLDGGRFATSDLNDLYRRVINRNNRLKKLLELKAPDVIVRNEKRMLQEAVDALFDNGRHGREVLGSGGRPLKSLADMLKGKQGRFRQNLLGKRVDYSGRSVIVIGPELRLNECGLPKIMALELFQPFIIRKLREKGFVHTIKSAKKMVQQENPEVWDILDEVIKDHPVLLNRAPTLHRLGIQAFQPRLIEGKAIRIHPLVCAAFNADFDGDQMAVHVPLSMEAQMEARLIMNAANNIFSPSNGRPITTPSQDIVLGAYYITKSKSGSKGEGIEFADKGEVIMAYQNDMVDKLAPVKVRIDGEIIETTVGRVIFNDMLPEGMPFYNKPMNKKMVSQVISDCYNLKGHAATVKLLDSLKKLGFEESTLSGASMAVSDIVIPAEKRTKLDKAQEQVEKIQSQYQRGFITDGERYNKIIDIWTHVTEDVSNLVFRNLDSFNPVFMMADSGARGSRQQIRQLAGMRGLMAKPSGEIIETPITANFREGLTVLEYFISSHGARKGLADTALKTADSGYLTRRLVDVAQDVIIREIDCGTLGGITATAIIEGDEVVVSLAERIVGRVALDNIVDIITDNLIVKAGEIITEEHAKEIEKSGIEKIRIRSVLTCESEQGVCAKCYGRNLATGKLVEIGEAVGVIAAQSIGEPGTQLTMRTFHIGGTASRIIEQSFFESKEDGFIKYHNLRVVESRQKGVYVVLNRNGQISINEPDGREIERQTIPQGSNIFFADGDKIKKGQKFAEWDPYIVPILAEIGGKVQYEDIKKDVTMKIERDAATGARNKVIIDQKGDYHPQILLINEKNEVEAIYPLPVGAHITVKDKQDIMAGDVLAKTHRVISKTKDITGGLPRVAELFEARKPKDPSIISEIDGIVEFGETKKGQKRIVIESETGMRKEYVIPHGKHLNVYRGDHVNAGEQLVDGPVVPQDILRVSGEKALQEYLLNEVQEVYRLQGVQINDKHIEVIIRQMLKNVKITDSGDTEFLQGDKVDKSTFKRENAKVLKQKKKPAAAEPVLQGITKASLTTESFISAASFQETTRVLTDAASTGKMDSLNGLKENIIMGHLIPAGTGFMNHRNIDLDRELLKPEPEEEKEEGETLEEEES
- the fusA gene encoding elongation factor G, with amino-acid sequence MDNINNIRNIGIIAHIDAGKTTTTERILYHTGKIYKMGEVHEGTAVMDWMEQEQERGITITSAVTSCAWKDKMINIIDTPGHVDFTIEVERSLKVLDGTLVVFCAVGGVQPQTETVWRQADHYEVPKIAFINKMDRVGADFYKVMLDMHKKLGANAQPIQIPIGKEDNFRGIIDLITCKAYIFGEEGDMGEVTEQDIPEDMKDISSHWRHNLIEKLGEVDDEVQEMYLMDKGIYPDQLVKFIRRVTNKNLFVPVMVGSALKNKGVKYVLDAICDYLPSPLDVKPPRATSLKNMEDYEIKPDEKEPLCAYAYKVMTDPYVGTLTFTRIYSGKLESGTYVYNSTVGKKERIGQILKIHADQREMTQTAGPGQIVGLVGLKNTSTAHTLCSEGQQLTLERIDYPEPVISMAIEPETKADQDKLSEALKKVENEDPSFKVAYNEETGQTLISGMGELHLEIIIDRLKREFRVGANIGNPQVAYRETITRPVEATGKFIQQSGGRGQYGHVELRVEPAEPGSGIIFEEEIKGGAVPKEYFKAVQQGVMGASKTGTLAGYPVTDIKVTLYDGSYHEVDSSEMAFSNAGSLGLRNGLSKAKPVLLEPIMKLEVTTPDEYLGDVIGDMNMRRIKVENIEQKGTTKIIQGAAPLAQMFGYATALRSLTQGRATYTMEPSFYKEVPKDIMEKITGTTSS
- the tuf gene encoding elongation factor Tu (EF-Tu; promotes GTP-dependent binding of aminoacyl-tRNA to the A-site of ribosomes during protein biosynthesis; when the tRNA anticodon matches the mRNA codon, GTP hydrolysis results; the inactive EF-Tu-GDP leaves the ribosome and release of GDP is promoted by elongation factor Ts; many prokaryotes have two copies of the gene encoding EF-Tu) gives rise to the protein MAKEKFERTKPHLNIGTIGHVDHGKTTLTAAITMYLANKGQ